CGCACCGTAAACGAATATGAACGTGCCGGGGCGGCCGCCTTGCACATCGAAGACCAGGTGTGGCCCAAGCGTTGTGGGTTCCTCGCCGGCAAGCAGGTGATCCCGCAGGACGAGATGGTCCCCAAGGTGCGGGCCGCATGCGACGCGCGCCGCAATCCCGACACCGTGATCATCGCGCGCACCGATGCGCTCGCGGTCAACGGATGGGATGACGTAGTGCGCCGCGCAACCGCGTACCGTGAGGCGGGCGCCGACCTTATTTTCGTCGATGGCATCCGCACGCTGGACGACTTGCGCAACTACGCAGGGCGGCTCAAGAATTTACCGCTCCTGTACAACGGGCAGCTATTGCCGGTCGCGGAACTCGCCCGTCACGGGTTCAAGCTGACCATCTATTCGGGAACCCTGCTCCATTACTATCAATCCGCGCGCACTGCCTTGAGCGAGCTCAAGCAGACCGGCGCCCTGAAACCGGTTGCGCAGGATAATGCGTTCCGTGAGCTGATCGATTTGCTCGGCGTCGATGAGATGGACGCGCTGGGCAAGAAGTACACCGGTCACTAGGACCGAATCGTTCGCCGCAGGAGGTCGGATATGGGCATGACGATGGCCGAGAAGATTCTCTCGCGGCACAGCGGCGGCGGCCGGGTCCGACCCGGCGATATCGTCGTTTGCGATGTCGATAAGATCGTTCAGATCGACTTGACGTTTGCCGCGACCGCGCCCATGCCGAAGCGGATTGCGGACCCCCACAAAATCGTCGTCATCCTCGACCATGCGGTTCCTGCGCCCACGATTGCCGACGCCGAGGGGCAGTCGATCGCGCGCCAGTTCGTCAAGCAGTTTAGCGTCGAGTAGTTCTATGATGTCGGTCGCGGCGGTATCTGCCACCAGGTGATCCTGGAAAATGGAATCGCCCTGCCCGGCCAGATTCTAACTTGCACCGACTCGCACACCTGCGCCTCCGGCGCGTTCAATTGCGTTGCACGGGGCATGGGTCCCCTCGAGATGCTCCAAATCATGTGCACTGGGAAAACCTGGTATCAGGTCGCACCCACCGTCAGATTCGAGCTGCAAGGCAAGAAGCCCGCCAATGTATTCGGCAAAGATGTCTTCCTTTATCTGGCCGCGGTCGCCGGGAGTGTCGAGGGTCACAATATCGAATTCGGCGGACCCGGCGTCGCGGAACTGACGCTCGACGATCGGGCCACGCTAGCGACCATGGGCGCGGAACTCAGCGCCGAGTTCGCGACTTTCCCTGCCGACCAAAGAGTTGTCGAGCATCTGCGTTCCGTCACAAGCGAAACCTTTGAAGCAATCGAGAGCGACGCGGACGCAACCTATTCCGCATCCTTTGACATCGACCTCTCGGCGCTCAGGCCATATGTCGCGCGACCCGACTTCATTCCTCACAATACCCTTCCGGTCGCCGAGTTGGCCGACGATGTTCCTATAGACCAGGCCTTCGTTGGCTCGTGTGCCAGCGGCAAGCTCGAAGATTTTCGGATCGCGGCGCAGGTGGTACGCGGCAGGAAAGTCGCGCCCGGCGTGCGCTTCATCGTGACCCCCGCATCGCAGCGAGTCCTTAAAGAAGCGGTCCACCGCGGATACGTCGAGACGCTCCTCGAAGCTGGTGCCGTGGTAACCAATTCGACCTGCGGCGCCTGCTACGGCGGACACATGGGCATCGTGGGATCGAAGGAGGTTTGCATCACTTCGAGCACGCGTAATTTCAAGGGGAGGATGGGAAGTCCTTCTGCGCGAATCTACATGGCGTCGTCGGCGACCGTCGCTGCGTCGGCGATCGCGGGTCGAATCTGTGATCCCACGACCTATTTGGAGGACACCCTATGAGCGATCTCCTCGTAGTTAAAGGTCGGGTATGGCTCTTTGGAGAAGACAACCTTAACACCGACCTGATGATGCCCCAGACGGTGTTTGGCAAGTCGCTGGAAGAGCAGGTACGCGCCGTGTTCGCCACCTATCGACCCGGATGGGTCGATGAAGTGCGAGTCGGGGATATCCTCGTGGGTGGACGCAATTTCGGAACCGGGTCGAGTCGTCCGGCTTCGCTGCTTTTGAAGCGGCTTGGAATCGCCGCGGTCGTTGCCGAGACTCTCAACGGACTCTTCTACCGTAACAGCGTCAACTACGCGCTGCCCGCGATGGAGTGTCTGGGCATTCGGAACCTGGTCACCGAAGGCGACGTGCTACGACTGGAGGTAGCAACCGGCATCGTCGAGAACCTCACGCGCAATGAGCGGCGCACCGGAACTAAAATGCCCGAGTTCCTACAAGCGATCGTTCGATCCGGAGGCATCATGGAGCGTTTGCGCGCGGAAGGGTACTTCTAGCGTTACTCAAGGGGCGGGCTGCTCCAGCCGGCAGTCGCACCTGCACAGCGCCAAGCAGCCGTGCGGATTGGAGATCAGGATGGCGTACCGTTAGGGAGTGCGAGGAGAACCGAGGTTCGACCCACAAAGTTTATCCGGGTCTCGCGAAGTACTTCTCCAAGGCGCCGCCGAGCACTGTCGCACGCATGGCGGATGAACTGATCAACTACGCCGCCTCGGGAATCTTCAGGGAGATAACCTTGGAAATACCGGGGCGGTCCATGGTAACGCCGTGAATCTGGTCGGCGCGCTGCATCGTGCGCTGGTTATGAGTAATTACGATGAATTGGGAGCGGTTCTTCAACTCGCCGAGCAAGTCGGTGAAGCGCGCGAGGCTGAATTCGTCTAGCGGCGCATCGACTTCGTCCATTACGCAGAACGGACTCGGGTTGAGAAGGAACAGCGAGAATACCAGCGCCATGGCGGAGAGCGCTTTCTCGCCACCCGACAGCAGGCCGATTTCCTTCACCTTCTTGCCCGCGGGCTGCACCATGATGTTCACGCCCGCATCGAGCACATCGGTCGCTTCACTCAGCTCCAGGCGCCCCTTTCCGCCGCGCATCAGCTTGGGGAACAGTTCTTCGAAGTTTTTCGCCGCGCCTTCGAAGGTCTCGGCGAAGCGTTTGCGCGCCTCGCGGTTCAGATGAGTAATCGTCCTGGTCAAATCCTGCACCGCGGCATCCAGGTCCGCACGCTCCTTACCCAGCAGGGCGGCGCGTTCCTCCAACTCTTTCACCTCGCTGTCCGCGGCAAGGTTCACTTCGCCGATTCGCTCGGCCTTGGCGCGCAGTTCCAGCAACCGTGCGTCGTCCTGAGCCGGCTCCCGCCCTTCGAGCCCGGGAATGATCTCGGCCGCAACCGAGTCGAAGTCAGCTTCGAACTTTTCGCGGAAGCTACGCGCGAGTTCTTCGCATAGCGTTCGAGCGCGCTCGCGCGCAAGCTCGCACCCGCGTGCTTCACCCTCCAGCCTCTGCAGCTCCTCGTGTGCGGTCTTGAGGTGCTCTCGTTTGGTCTCCAAGTTCGACTCGCATTCGGAGCATTCCACCCGCAGCCGTTCTACGCTCGCGTTCAGTTCAGTCTCGCGAATTCGCGCCGCCTCGTGCTGTTCGGCAAGTGTGTTCAGTTCGCGCTCGAAGTCCACTCGCTCCGCCCGCGAACGTTCTAGATTCTCGTGATGCTCCCCGATTTGCGCATCAATCTGCGTCACCGTCTCGACCGCGTGGCGCAGGTCACGTTCCAGCGCGGCAAGCTCCGATTTGCGCGCGTCCACGCGCGCGGCGGCTTCGGCTACCGCCGTCATCAATCGATCGGTGCGCGCGCGGCACGCGGCCAGCTCAGCGCGTATGGTACCCAGTCGGGCGCGCGCGTCCTGCTCGATGGTCGCAAGCTCGCCAAGGCGCGCGTTGCCTCCGGTGACACTCTCAACTATTTCAGCGAGCCTGCGTCGCGCGTTCGCCGCTTCTGCCTCCGCCAAGGCTGAATCCTGATCGGCTTGCGCAACCGCTCCGCGACGCTGGGCCACCTCGTGTTCGCACTCATTTGCCCGAGCACGCGCTGTAGTCAGGGCGCTGGCGGCTACTTCTCGCGCCGATTGACATTTAGCCAAGCGCTCGGCAGCGGCGCGATGCTCATCTTCGGCCAGCGCAAGCTCGTGACTCGCGGTCTCGCGCGCCCTCGCGTCCCCACTCTGAGGCGCAGTTTGAGTGAGGCTGCCGCCGGCGATCATCCTACCGGGATTGAGCAGGTCGCCGTCGCGCGTGACGAAAAGGGTTCCGCGGCCGTTCAGGTTCGAAGCGGCCATCGCGGAGTTAAGATCGTCAGCCACCAGCACGTGCCCGAGCATCGCCTCGGCAACGGCGCGGAACCGGGGTTCGACGCTGATCATATCGAGCAGGCGTCCGGACACGCCCGGCGCCTCGATCGCGGGGTGAGGGGTCGCGGTCACGTCGGGCTCCGGCACAAAGCTCAATCGCCCACCCTGATCGCGTTTCAGAATTTCGATCGCACGCAGCGCGAACGCCGGCGAATCAACCACCACCGATTCCAATTCTCCACCCAGCACCGCGTGGAGGGCCGGCGCCAGTTCCGCGGGCGCGTTAAGGACATCGTGCAGCCAGGCGGGCGGCGTCATGGGGCGGTCGCCGTTCATTGATTCGAGAACCGCGGTCAATCGCTGACTTTTCTCGGAAGTTGGCTCGGTGGACAGGGACTCGTTCCTCGAGGCGAGCGGCGAGCGCAGCGACGCAATCCGCTGCGCCAGATGCTCGAGAGCCGCTCGCGCCTCGATCTCCGCCTCGGCACCTCGGCGCTCGTTCGCTTCCAGAGCGGAAAGCTCATCCTGGCAGCGTTCAAGCCGCCGCTCGGCGGCCCCTAACAGAGCATGCGCGTTGGAGGTAAGCACGTGCAGCTTAAGGGCCCCACCGTTGCCCGTATTGAAGGCCGCCAGCTTCTCCTCCAGCTCAGCTCGTTCTCCCGCCAGGTCGCCGAGGCGGCCGCGAACGACCGCCGCTTCGCGCACGATGTCTGCCAGGTCATCCTTGAGATTCTCGGCCTTGGCGTCGGTTTCCTTGAGATCTTTCTCGGCGGCGCGCAGTTGCTCGGTCAGGTCGGCGAGTGCCGCTTCATGATCGGATTCTTCAGCCGTGCTCGCGCGCGCGTGTCGCGCACCCGCCTCTGCCCGCGCCGCGCGGGCAGCCGTGACCCGGCTCTCGAGCTCTTCAAGTCTCGCGATAATCGCTGGTTCTGATTCGCTCAGATCGTGCAGCTTGCGGGTAAGAAACACTCGCGTGCGCTCGCGCTGTGCCGCGCCCGCAACCAGGTTCTCAAGCTCGCGCTCGGCGGCCGCCAACTCGCCACGTAGGGATTGGGCATCGGCGGACGCGGATTCAGCGAGCTTCTGCGCAGCGGATGCACCCTGCCGCGAATTCTCGATCGAGGCGGCCAACTGTTCGCCGCGTACCGCTTCCGTGCCGAGCGTCTCGCGCTCCGCGAGCAGGCGGCGCGCCGCGGTCAGTTTCTCCAATTCCGACAGTTCGGCGCGAATGATCTTGTATTGTTCCGCCTTCTTCGCCTGGCGGCGCGCGTAGCTGAGCTGCCGTTCGATCTCGCTGAGCACGTCGTTGACGCGCGACAGGTTTTCTTTGACCCGTTCGAGTTTACGCTCGGAAATTTCCCGGCGGCCTTTGAACAGGGAAAGCCCAGCCGCCTCCTCGATCATCGACCGAAGCTCGTGTGGCTTGGCCTGGATAATCTCCTCGATTTTGCCCTGTTCGATCAGAGAATAGCCGCGGCTATGAATCTGCGCGGCCATGAAGAACTCGGTGATGTCCTTCAGCCGGCAAGGAATTTTGTTGATGAGATATTCAGAATCACCCGAACGATACACGCGGCGGGTCACCGCGAGTTCACTCAGCGCCGAATACGGCTCGGGGAGCGGGCCGCCATCTTCGGCGTCCAGGACCAGCGAAACCTCCGCCATTCCCGCGGCGGGATTCTGATCGTTGCCCGCATAGACCAGATCTTCCGTCGTCTTGCCGCGTAAGCGAGTCGGCGCCTGTTCTCCAAGTATCCAGCGAATGGCGTCAACAACGTTTGATTTGCCGCAGCCGTTGGGACCGACAACCGCCGTGATCCCGGATGCGAAACTTATCGTCGTAGGTTCGAGAAAAGACTTGAAGCCTACCAATTCAAGGCTTTTTAAGCGCATGCGTCCAGCGCCTCCACCGCACCACCACGAACACCTTATCCCATGACACTATAAGGCCGATCAAGATATCTACCTCGTTAATAGAGCGAACCAACCAACCCAGGGTTCGAGTGCTTGCTCTCTTGACCTCCCGGACAGGCCCCTCGAGCGACCTGGTCGGCCTTTGGCCTTAATATTTCTTGATAAGACGAGACTAGTCTTGAATCAGTTCAGTGTTCCAGTAGGCGCTATCCACCTGCGAGACAAACGGCATCCACTCGCGGTACCGCCTAAGCGAAAACATTTCGGCACTAAAAGGAGTCCACTCGGGCCGGCGTGGCCTGCGGATGAGCGCCATCGACGCTTCCTCCGGGGTTTGTCCGCCCTTCCTGCGGTTGCAGTGGTGGCATGAGCAAACGATGTTCTCCCACGTCGACGTCCCGCCACGAGAGCGCGGAATAACGTGGTCGAGATTCAGTTCGGTGCGCGGCAATCTGCGCCCGCAGTACTGGCAGGTATTGTTGTCGCGCGCGAAGATGTTGAAGCGCGAGAACCGTACGTGCCGCTTAGGAATGCGCTCGTACGCGGTCAGCAGTAATACCCGCGGCACCCGAATAAAACCGCTGACGGTGCCCACTCGCTCGTGATGCACCTCAACCGCCAGATCACGCCACGAGTCAAAATCGAAGGTCCGGTATTGTTCGTCGACGGCTCGCGCCACTCCCTGATAGAGCAGCGCAAACGCGCGTTTTACTGAGGTGACGTGAACTGGCAGGTACGACCGGTTAAGAACCAGAACCTTGGTGTTGAGAATCGAGGCGCCCGGCATTGGCGCCGCCATGGCTACGGCCGCCGAAGACATTAGAAGTTTCGTAACTGCCCGCGAACAGCAAGTCAAGGCTCTACCCTATGAAAAGCCTGTGAATTCAAGGGTTTTTGTACTTGCCTTGCGCGCACGCGAACCCCTCCGTATGATCCCGGAAGTTCGTGGTGGTGGCTGATGGGCGGATGTCCAATTGGTGTAGTCCATTCCAGCACCGAAATTCCGCGAAAATCCTCACCGAGCGCCCGCGTGTTTGAAACCGCGCCATCAAGGGGCGTACAACATTTTCCAAGTGAAACGTGAAATCATAATCAACGCATCCGCACTCGAAGTGCGGGTGGCTCTAATCGAGGACAACTCCCTGGCCGAGTTCTACCTCGAGCGCGATAGCCATCGCGGATTAGTGGGGAACATCTACAAGGGTAAAGTGACCCGCGTGCTTCCCGGAATGCAGGCCGCGTTCGTCGACATCGGGCTTGAAAAGGCGGGCTTTCTCCACGTCTCCGACTTCCAGGGTGAAACCGACGGGCTCAGCTCTATCGCCGAAGTACTGGGCGAGGAGGACGTCGAAACCGATGAGCCGGCGGTCGTCGATGCCCTCGACGATTCCGCGTAACCCGATGACAGCGAGAGCAATGACGCGGCACCAGTCGAACACCCGGCGCCGCGGCGCAAACCGTCACGCCGACCGCACCGCTCGCGCCTGCCCATCGAGCAGCAGCTTCGCCGCGGACAGGAGATAATTGTTCAGATCGCAAAAGAACCGATGGGCACCAAGGGCGCCCGGCTGACTTCATCCATCTCGCTACCCGGCCGCTACCTCGTCTACACTCCAACCAGCAATCATTTAGGGGTCTCGCGGCGCATTGCCAGCGCGGAAGAACGTGCACGCCTGCGCGCGGCGGTGAACGAGGCGCGACCGCCGCAGGGTGGCTTCATCGTGCGCACCGCGTGCGAAGGGCTGTCACGCCGCGATATCCAGCGCGATATCGCATTCCTCACCAAGACCTGGGGTTCGATCCTGAAAAAAAGTGAGAAGGGCTCCCCGGCATCGATGCTCTACAGCGATCTCGATGTGGCCCTGCGCACAGTGCGCGACCTGTTTTCCAGCGAGGTCGAGCGCCTGTGGTGCGACGATCCCAATACGTACAGCCGCATCGTTCAATTCATACAGACCTACATGCCACGGTTGCGCGCGCGGGCGATGCTGCACCAGGGCCAGGAGCCGATTTTCGACCGCTTCAACATCGAGCCCCAAATCGAGCGCGCACTCGATCGCAAGGTATGGCTTAAGTCGGGTGGCTACCTGGTGTTCGATCAGGCCGAGGCGCTTACCGCCATCGACGTCAACACCGGGCGCTTTGTCGGCAAGCGCAACCAGGACGAGACGGTTTTGAAGACCAACCTTGAAGCCGTCGAAGAAGTCGTCAAGCAGCTGCGTATGCGCAACATCGGCGGCATCATCATCGTCGATTTCATCGACATGTCGCGCGAAACGGACCGCAGGAAGGTTAGTGAGGCGCTCGGACTTGCGCTCAAGCGCGACAAGGCGCGAACTTCCGTGCTCAAGATTTCCGAGCTCGGGCTGGTGGAGATGACGCGCAAGCGCACCCGGGAGAGCCTGGAAGCATCCCTCACCGAGCAATGCCCGCGATGCCAGGGGCGCCGCGTTGTTAAATCCATCGCCACCGTTGCCGCCGAAGTTATCCGCGGTATCCGGCGCGAGGCGGCGCAGCGAACGCTCGGCGACATGGTGATCGTGAGGCTTAGCTCTGAGGTCGCGCGCTATCTATATGACAATGGCGCCAAAGACCTCGAGGCGCTGGAAGAGAAGCTGGGTGCCAAAGTAGTGCTGCGCTCCAAGGAAGGCCTCGAACCCGGCGCCTTCGAACTAAGTAAGGCGCCGGCAGCCGCGTAGGTAAATCCGGGCCGCGCCGAGGTTTACGGATCGGATTCTCGTACCCGCGTGAGGGGCTCAAAATCGCCGCTTTCTTATTCCGTCGCAGTGGCCGCCGCTATTTGCGCGGCCGCGCGGATTTGACCGAAGTGAATCTTGTCGAGGTCGAATTCTGACAGTGCTTTGATAAGGCTGTTCAGCGCCGTGTGGCAAGTGGGGATCGTCTTGCGTGCTCGCGTCAGCGGATTCGACCGGGCGATGATGAAGTTCTTGAGATATGGGTGCACCAGTCCCCGCTTCTTGCCCTGCACAACCAACTGCGTAACCAGCTCATCGGCGCGTTCTACCTGCTCAGCGCGTTCTTCCCGTTCTCCAATCGCTTCCTTGAGCGGCTGCGCCAGGAAATTGTCGACGCGGCTCAAGAGGGGTGCGTAAGCGCCGCCCGAAAATTTCGGCTTCTTCTCGTAAAGCAGTCCCAGGGTGATGAAATGTGCGCGCTCGAATTCGAACGCAAACTCCTTTTCCGCACGCCGCGGATGCTCCTCCAGCCGCGCGCGATACATCCTGATCACCTCCAGCGCCTTGTCGCGGAGGTTGTGGGCCTTCTCGGTATTGAGGGCGAGGATCTGGAATGCCACCTCGGGCTCCGGAACGACGATCGCGGGGATGCTTTTGGCGCCAACCTTGGCGGCGGCGGCGCGGCGATGGTTGCCGTTGGGCGTCCAGTAGCGGCCGTCCGATCGCACCGCCACGATCGGCTCAGTATATCGATCGAGCTTCTTCATCACTTCGACCATCCGCTTGAGGTGCGCCGGCGAGAGATCGCGCTGGTAGGGCGTCCCCTCGACCAGGTTGAGCGGTAGCAACGCGAAGATATGCCAGTGCCCGCCGATCGGATCTTCAAATGCCGCCAATGCCTGGCCGCCGTCAGCCTGTATGGCTGCCGCCAGTTCCTCGACCGCTTTGGGAGGCTTGTCTGATTTTGGAGAAACCGCAAAATCCACCATGCTGGACCCCTGTAATGTATTATCGCCGCTCGCGCCAATCGCGCCACCTGGCAGAAATCGTCGCGGTCTGGCTCGTTGCGGCTTTGTGCGCGTCCCGGGTTTCGGCGAGTCCGCGTGAATGGCAGCCCCTCATTTTGAAAGGCAGCCAATTGCCATCGCTGTCGGGTGTCGACATCGGCCATCTCGAGGTTCTCACCGTCCACAGCGGCAAGGCCGAACCGATTCCGTTTCAGGTGGACGAGATCTCTCATGAGGGCAGCTACGCGCTGCCCGAGGGACCGGCTGGAATGCCGGGCAATCCTCGGCCCACGTTCTCGCCCGACGACGAGATTGCGTTGATGTTGTCAGATCTTGGTGAAAAGGGCACTGCGACTACCCAGCTGCCGTCGCAGGCTCTCGAAATCGAGGTCGCTGACCCCTTGGGTGGCTCGCTCCGCTACGCATATGTAGACGTGGCCGGCGCTCCTCGCCTGAGCAATCGGCGCTATGTCACCTTCGATCCTCGCACCGACACCATCGAGACCGACCACTATCGCGTGGGCTTGACCAATGGACTTCCGACAGACTTCATGACGCAGAACGGTCTCGGCGAGCATAGGCCGAACCTGATCGATCGCATGAAAGTACGGCTAACCACGCTGGTTATCGGTTTGATCCGGTTTTCGTTTTCGGAAGATGACATCCACAGTGAGCTGCTGGCGTGGAAGGTGGGTCCGATTCGGGTGATCCGCAAGCTCAGCCACTCTGTAAATCTGCTCCTGGGGCTTCATTCGCCGGTTTTCGAGCGCAATGATTTTTTTTATCGTGATCATCTTGAAAACCCTTTCAGGATGCATTTCTCATGGGCGCCGCGG
The window above is part of the Candidatus Binataceae bacterium genome. Proteins encoded here:
- a CDS encoding Rne/Rng family ribonuclease, which produces MPIEQQLRRGQEIIVQIAKEPMGTKGARLTSSISLPGRYLVYTPTSNHLGVSRRIASAEERARLRAAVNEARPPQGGFIVRTACEGLSRRDIQRDIAFLTKTWGSILKKSEKGSPASMLYSDLDVALRTVRDLFSSEVERLWCDDPNTYSRIVQFIQTYMPRLRARAMLHQGQEPIFDRFNIEPQIERALDRKVWLKSGGYLVFDQAEALTAIDVNTGRFVGKRNQDETVLKTNLEAVEEVVKQLRMRNIGGIIIVDFIDMSRETDRRKVSEALGLALKRDKARTSVLKISELGLVEMTRKRTRESLEASLTEQCPRCQGRRVVKSIATVAAEVIRGIRREAAQRTLGDMVIVRLSSEVARYLYDNGAKDLEALEEKLGAKVVLRSKEGLEPGAFELSKAPAAA
- a CDS encoding HNH endonuclease codes for the protein MAAPMPGASILNTKVLVLNRSYLPVHVTSVKRAFALLYQGVARAVDEQYRTFDFDSWRDLAVEVHHERVGTVSGFIRVPRVLLLTAYERIPKRHVRFSRFNIFARDNNTCQYCGRRLPRTELNLDHVIPRSRGGTSTWENIVCSCHHCNRRKGGQTPEEASMALIRRPRRPEWTPFSAEMFSLRRYREWMPFVSQVDSAYWNTELIQD
- a CDS encoding 3-isopropylmalate dehydratase; the protein is MSDLLVVKGRVWLFGEDNLNTDLMMPQTVFGKSLEEQVRAVFATYRPGWVDEVRVGDILVGGRNFGTGSSRPASLLLKRLGIAAVVAETLNGLFYRNSVNYALPAMECLGIRNLVTEGDVLRLEVATGIVENLTRNERRTGTKMPEFLQAIVRSGGIMERLRAEGYF
- a CDS encoding isocitrate lyase/PEP mutase family protein — its product is MNPAKQLREKLNLNPMVVAPFVYDALQAKIAERVGFEAVYMTGFGTAAARGFPDLGLLTMSEMVENVRAIARSVQIPVICDADTGYGNPVNVWRTVNEYERAGAAALHIEDQVWPKRCGFLAGKQVIPQDEMVPKVRAACDARRNPDTVIIARTDALAVNGWDDVVRRATAYREAGADLIFVDGIRTLDDLRNYAGRLKNLPLLYNGQLLPVAELARHGFKLTIYSGTLLHYYQSARTALSELKQTGALKPVAQDNAFRELIDLLGVDEMDALGKKYTGH
- a CDS encoding S1 RNA-binding domain-containing protein is translated as MKREIIINASALEVRVALIEDNSLAEFYLERDSHRGLVGNIYKGKVTRVLPGMQAAFVDIGLEKAGFLHVSDFQGETDGLSSIAEVLGEEDVETDEPAVVDALDDSA
- the smc gene encoding chromosome segregation protein SMC — its product is MRLKSLELVGFKSFLEPTTISFASGITAVVGPNGCGKSNVVDAIRWILGEQAPTRLRGKTTEDLVYAGNDQNPAAGMAEVSLVLDAEDGGPLPEPYSALSELAVTRRVYRSGDSEYLINKIPCRLKDITEFFMAAQIHSRGYSLIEQGKIEEIIQAKPHELRSMIEEAAGLSLFKGRREISERKLERVKENLSRVNDVLSEIERQLSYARRQAKKAEQYKIIRAELSELEKLTAARRLLAERETLGTEAVRGEQLAASIENSRQGASAAQKLAESASADAQSLRGELAAAERELENLVAGAAQRERTRVFLTRKLHDLSESEPAIIARLEELESRVTAARAARAEAGARHARASTAEESDHEAALADLTEQLRAAEKDLKETDAKAENLKDDLADIVREAAVVRGRLGDLAGERAELEEKLAAFNTGNGGALKLHVLTSNAHALLGAAERRLERCQDELSALEANERRGAEAEIEARAALEHLAQRIASLRSPLASRNESLSTEPTSEKSQRLTAVLESMNGDRPMTPPAWLHDVLNAPAELAPALHAVLGGELESVVVDSPAFALRAIEILKRDQGGRLSFVPEPDVTATPHPAIEAPGVSGRLLDMISVEPRFRAVAEAMLGHVLVADDLNSAMAASNLNGRGTLFVTRDGDLLNPGRMIAGGSLTQTAPQSGDARARETASHELALAEDEHRAAAERLAKCQSAREVAASALTTARARANECEHEVAQRRGAVAQADQDSALAEAEAANARRRLAEIVESVTGGNARLGELATIEQDARARLGTIRAELAACRARTDRLMTAVAEAAARVDARKSELAALERDLRHAVETVTQIDAQIGEHHENLERSRAERVDFERELNTLAEQHEAARIRETELNASVERLRVECSECESNLETKREHLKTAHEELQRLEGEARGCELARERARTLCEELARSFREKFEADFDSVAAEIIPGLEGREPAQDDARLLELRAKAERIGEVNLAADSEVKELEERAALLGKERADLDAAVQDLTRTITHLNREARKRFAETFEGAAKNFEELFPKLMRGGKGRLELSEATDVLDAGVNIMVQPAGKKVKEIGLLSGGEKALSAMALVFSLFLLNPSPFCVMDEVDAPLDEFSLARFTDLLGELKNRSQFIVITHNQRTMQRADQIHGVTMDRPGISKVISLKIPEAA
- a CDS encoding ParB N-terminal domain-containing protein, with translation MVDFAVSPKSDKPPKAVEELAAAIQADGGQALAAFEDPIGGHWHIFALLPLNLVEGTPYQRDLSPAHLKRMVEVMKKLDRYTEPIVAVRSDGRYWTPNGNHRRAAAAKVGAKSIPAIVVPEPEVAFQILALNTEKAHNLRDKALEVIRMYRARLEEHPRRAEKEFAFEFERAHFITLGLLYEKKPKFSGGAYAPLLSRVDNFLAQPLKEAIGEREERAEQVERADELVTQLVVQGKKRGLVHPYLKNFIIARSNPLTRARKTIPTCHTALNSLIKALSEFDLDKIHFGQIRAAAQIAAATATE